A region of the Polaribacter sp. L3A8 genome:
TTTAAATGAAGCTGATTTTAATGTTTTAAATAAAACGTTAGTTCAAGAGAGTTTTAATAACCAGTTCTACTACAAAGAACTTGTAGAATATTACGAAGATAAAATTGCAAAAAAAAGAACAGAATTAATACTTTTTGAAGATAAAATTTCCTCCTTAAAAAAAGAAAGAAAAGAAAAATCTAACTACCTACAACAAACACTTTTTAGTAAGTATGCTTTCTTAAATCAAAAGAAAGAGCCGCGTAATTTATTAGACATTTTCAACAATCCTGACATAAAACCACCCGCTGGTTCTGGAGAATGTTCTGCACCCAAATTATTACAACACGCTTTTTTAAACGACTTAACACCTATTTGCATGGCTGAATTTTGGTGGGGAATTTCGCCAAACTCAGCAATTAGAAAACATAAAAACTATTATCCGGCTTGCCAAGGAAGATGCAAACCCATTTTAACACATATGTTAGATGGTGTTAAAATGGACGATAATTTATTATTAGAAAATTTAGCAGAAAAACAAACTTTAGAAATCATTTATGAAGATGATGTTTTATTGGTTGTAAACAAACCTACTGAGTTTTTATCTGTACCCGGTAAAGATATTACAGACTCTGTATACACTCGAATTAAGGAGAAATACCCAAACGCAACAGGTCCGTTAATTGTACACAGATTAGACATGTCTACTTCCGGAATTTTACTATTAACCAAAACCAAAGAAGCTAATAAAGTTTTACAAAGTCAGTTTATAAACAGAACTGTAAAAAAACGATATGTTGCTTTATTAGATGGTAATTTAACTGAAGAAAGCGGAAAAATAAAACTTCCATTACGTGTAGATTTAGATGACAGACCCAAACAATTAGTCGATTTTGTTCACGGAAAAAATGCTGAAACAGATTGGAAAGTCATTAAAAAAGAAAATGAAAAAACCAAAATTCACTTCTACCCAATTACAGGACGAACTCATCAATTAAGAGTACATGCTGCTCATAAAAATGGACTAAACACACCGATTGTAGGTGATGATTTATACGGAAAAAAAGAAAATAGGTTGCATTTACATGCAGAATTCATTGAGTTTAGACATCCATCAACAAATAAAATAATGAACTTTACGGTTGCTCCAGATTTTTAAATTGATATTTCACTGATTTCAACATATAAAAGGACAAACAGTTTAACAAAACATACTAACGAGTCAAAATAACAGACTAACTCCTTCTACTCCTTATAATAAATCTTATAAATAAAAAGAAAACTAAGACTTTAAGTTCTTTAAAAAGATACTTCTATCAACCTCTTGTGCCCCCAAACTAGCTAAATGATCATTATGCATTTGGCAATCTATTAAGGTGTATTCTTTATTTTTAGCTAAATAAATAAACGCCAATTTAGAAGCATTAGAGACCTTGCTAAACATACTTTCTCCACAGAAAATAGCATTTATTTCTAAACCATATAAACCACCAACTAACTCATCATTCTGCCATACTTCTATAGACTTTGCAATGCCTTTTTTGTGTAAATTAATATAAGCCTGCTCCATATCATCCGTAATCCAAGTTCCAAAACCATCACTTCTTTCAATATTCTTACAATTATAAATTACTTCTTTAAAAGCTTTGTTCTCTGTTATTGTAAATTGATTTTTATGGATAATTTTTCGCATCGATTTAGACACTTTTATTTGATCAGGATATAATACCATTCTTTTATAAGGACAATACCAAACAATAGGATCTCCTTCCGAAAACCAAGGAAAGATTCCGTTTCTGTAGGCATAAATCAATCGTTCTTCAGATAAATCTCCACCCAAAGCAATAATTCCATCATCCGTTGTAAACTCATAAGGCGGGAATTCTATTTTATCTGTTAGCCAAATCATTTTTGCTGTATTTATGGCTAAATTAAGAAAATCTTAAAAAACTATTAAACTAAAATTGTAACCTTATTTATTTAGAATTTGTTCTTATTTTTGCAGTATCATTTAAACAATTACCTACTTGGAAAAAAAGCGTAAAAAAAGAAAGAAAAAAAAGGCATTTATAGGAAAAAGACTCCATAATTATTATGGTAGAACTGGTTTCTATTTATTTGTTTGGGAAAGCTTAAAAAAAGCTTTCTTACCTATCCTTGCCGTTGTGGTTAGTTTATTTCTTTTTAATAAATATGTTTATAATATAAATGAGGGTTTACATCATTTTACAGAAACTTTTTCTAGACTAACTGTTTTAACAGCTTTCTTTATTTCTGAAACATTGTTAGGGTTAGTGCCTCCAGAAATGTTTATTGCATGGTCTAAAAAAACATCAGAACCCGTTTTAAATCTAGCAATCTTAGCTACGTTATCTTATTCAGGAGGTTTACTTTCTTATTTTATTGGAAAAACAGCTTTAAAAATTAAATCTGTAAAAGAATATTTAGAAGTAAAAATGGCAGACAACTTAAAAAACACTCGAAAATGGGGTGGAATTTTAATTTTAGTCGGTGCTTTATTACCACTGCCTTTTTCTATAGCTTGTTTAGCTGCCGGTATGATAAAATACCCTTTTAGAAGTGTTGTTCTGTTTGGTTTATTTCGTTTTGTAAGATTTGCAATTTATGCCTGGGCAATTTTTCAAGTAGTAAATTAAACTCAATTTAAAATAATTATCTTTGCTGTATGGGATTAACAAATAACGACATTTTAAAAAAACTACGTGTAGCTCATAAACTGCGCGATACTGATATTGTAGACATTTGCGCTTTGGTTGACTTTAAGGTAAGTAAAGCCGAATTAGGCGCTTTATTTAGAAGTGAAGAGCATCCAAAGTATATGGAATGTCAAGATCAAATTTTACGTAATTTCTTAAACGGATTGGTTATTCATTTACGTGGACCAATGCCTAAGAAAGGAGAAAAAAAATAATTGCAGATATTTAGATTGTTGGATTATTAGGTCTTTCGATTTAAAAAAGCAAAATAAAATTTTATATAAAAAAAGAGTGTAATTTAAAAATTACACTCTTTTTTTTATTTTTATCTAAAATTCCAATAGTCTAGAAAGGTAAATCGTCTGGCTCTTCATCTGTAATTTTAGATGCTGGCTCAAAATTATCTGTAGGAGGTATATTACCACCTGCAGAAGCACCTTGAGATAAGTTTTCTATTCTCCATCCTACGATTGAGTTAAAGTATTTAGCTTCACCTTGTGGGTTAATCCACTCTCTACCTCTTAAATTGATAGATACTTTTACATCTTGCCCAACTTTATAGTTGTTTAACAAGTCTGCTTTATCTTGTTGAAACTCAATATTAATCATTTGTGGATATTGATCATCTGTTGTAACCACTAATTCTCTTTTTTGAAATCCATTTGATCCAAAAGTTTGAACTTCTCCAATTAATTTTACTTTACCAATAACTTCCATAATTTCTAATTTAATAAAAGTACTTTCCAAGCACTTTCTACATCATTCATTTTTAAATACTCTTGGGCAAATGTATGTTTTTTTGTGGTTTCTAATCCAATAAATTCAGAATGTTCTTCCTTAAAGTTATTAACATCCGCTTCTGTTGGCAATTGTTCTACGTTACCTAACATCCCTAAATTATTACCAGTTAAAATAGTACTATTCCTTATATCTAAAGGGATTTGGTCTACTCCAATACCTAAATTAGCAATAGGTTTTGGTATTTCGAAAAAACCATCTTTAGCTCTTGTATAGTAATTACCTCCTGCTCTTGCTACTAAATCTATTTTATGTTGATCTATGCTTCCATCCTCTGCTAAAACATCCTCAGAAATATGCACTTTTACAACTTCACAAACTATTAAGTTTCCAGCGCCACCTTCATCACCTGTAAAAATAACATCATTTACTTTACACTCTAATTGCACAGGAGATTCTGCTACTCTAAATGGTTTAATTTTATCGGAAGGTAACATGGTAAACCCTGCTTTTTCAAACTCATTTATACCCTCTGGATATTCTGCGCTACTTAAAGACATTTGTTGTGCCATCGCATAGTTTACTACATTTATAACAACTTCTTTTGTTGCCAAAGCATTATCTAAAGTATGTTTTGTAGTATTATCTCTAACTCTTCTTGCAGGAGAAAAAATTAATATTGGCGGATTTGCACCAAAAATATTAAAAAAACTAAAAGGTGATAAATTTGGATTTCCATCTGCATCAATTGTACTTGCAAAAGCAATGGGTCTTGGCGCAATGGCACCCAATAAATAACCATGCAATTTTTGAGTAGAAATATCTTTTGGATCGATAGAAAGCATACATAAATTTTTAGTTACGTAAAGATACTATCTAATCTTTAAATGAGTTATATACAAGAAACCTTTATATTTGTTTTAATGAACTTTTTCTCTAATACTATTTTATTTAAACGAATTACAATTTTTGTTTCGTTAATTATTGTCTCGTTAATTCTATGGAATACATATACGTTCTTTCAAAAATTTAAACATGAAGAGCGTATTAAAATGGAAATTTTAGCAACTGCTCAAAAGGAAATAGCCAGTGACACCAACTTAGACGCAAATGTAGATTTGCCTTTAAAAATAATTGAGAACAACAGTAATATTCCAATGATTTTAGTGAATAACAAGGGAGCGATAGAATATTTTCAAAACCTCGATTCTGTAAAAGCCTCAAATCCTAGTTATTTAGAGAAACAACTACTAGAAATGAAGGCAGAAAACGAGCCCATTGAAGTTAGTTATAAAGGAAAAAACAAACAATTTATTTACTACCGAAATTCGGATTTATTAAACAGGTTAACTTACTACCCTATTGCTTTAATCTTAATTTTAGTGCTCTTTCTAAGTGTTATTTATATGTTTTACAACTCTAACAAAGCTGCAGAAACCAATAAACTCTGGACAGGCATGGCTAAAGAAACAGCACATCAAA
Encoded here:
- a CDS encoding RluA family pseudouridine synthase, with product MNYFQNFKADFSRIQLPEKFTFPFYYQPHTLAKIAANELQEYLENQTDFTHNFGLTEIENELPIGKMFGVLVVKNQQNEIGYLAAFSGKLADKSLPNKFVPPVFNMRTEGSFYIKGEQEIDKINAQLSILKKDKGYLKLKKSVQKLSEEIEDDLMLERRKMKLQKKNRKTKKTNGLATLNEADFNVLNKTLVQESFNNQFYYKELVEYYEDKIAKKRTELILFEDKISSLKKERKEKSNYLQQTLFSKYAFLNQKKEPRNLLDIFNNPDIKPPAGSGECSAPKLLQHAFLNDLTPICMAEFWWGISPNSAIRKHKNYYPACQGRCKPILTHMLDGVKMDDNLLLENLAEKQTLEIIYEDDVLLVVNKPTEFLSVPGKDITDSVYTRIKEKYPNATGPLIVHRLDMSTSGILLLTKTKEANKVLQSQFINRTVKKRYVALLDGNLTEESGKIKLPLRVDLDDRPKQLVDFVHGKNAETDWKVIKKENEKTKIHFYPITGRTHQLRVHAAHKNGLNTPIVGDDLYGKKENRLHLHAEFIEFRHPSTNKIMNFTVAPDF
- the aat gene encoding leucyl/phenylalanyl-tRNA--protein transferase, with translation MIWLTDKIEFPPYEFTTDDGIIALGGDLSEERLIYAYRNGIFPWFSEGDPIVWYCPYKRMVLYPDQIKVSKSMRKIIHKNQFTITENKAFKEVIYNCKNIERSDGFGTWITDDMEQAYINLHKKGIAKSIEVWQNDELVGGLYGLEINAIFCGESMFSKVSNASKLAFIYLAKNKEYTLIDCQMHNDHLASLGAQEVDRSIFLKNLKS
- a CDS encoding YqaA family protein, whose product is MEKKRKKRKKKKAFIGKRLHNYYGRTGFYLFVWESLKKAFLPILAVVVSLFLFNKYVYNINEGLHHFTETFSRLTVLTAFFISETLLGLVPPEMFIAWSKKTSEPVLNLAILATLSYSGGLLSYFIGKTALKIKSVKEYLEVKMADNLKNTRKWGGILILVGALLPLPFSIACLAAGMIKYPFRSVVLFGLFRFVRFAIYAWAIFQVVN
- a CDS encoding DUF1456 family protein, with amino-acid sequence MGLTNNDILKKLRVAHKLRDTDIVDICALVDFKVSKAELGALFRSEEHPKYMECQDQILRNFLNGLVIHLRGPMPKKGEKK
- a CDS encoding DUF3127 domain-containing protein; translated protein: MEVIGKVKLIGEVQTFGSNGFQKRELVVTTDDQYPQMINIEFQQDKADLLNNYKVGQDVKVSINLRGREWINPQGEAKYFNSIVGWRIENLSQGASAGGNIPPTDNFEPASKITDEEPDDLPF
- a CDS encoding flavin reductase family protein → MLSIDPKDISTQKLHGYLLGAIAPRPIAFASTIDADGNPNLSPFSFFNIFGANPPILIFSPARRVRDNTTKHTLDNALATKEVVINVVNYAMAQQMSLSSAEYPEGINEFEKAGFTMLPSDKIKPFRVAESPVQLECKVNDVIFTGDEGGAGNLIVCEVVKVHISEDVLAEDGSIDQHKIDLVARAGGNYYTRAKDGFFEIPKPIANLGIGVDQIPLDIRNSTILTGNNLGMLGNVEQLPTEADVNNFKEEHSEFIGLETTKKHTFAQEYLKMNDVESAWKVLLLN